A genome region from bacterium includes the following:
- the thiL gene encoding thiamine-phosphate kinase: MKTISSLGEFGLLEALGLFKPLSGEGWLGPGDDCALFPAPKGQIAVTTDLLVEEVHFRLSTTPPRDLGYKALAASISDLASMGAAPLACTISLALPGDLPLSFAEEFYAGLRECSEKYSCALAGGDTSSSGKVFISVTAFGSVDSGKAFLRSGAKPGDDLWLSGATGESAGGFYCLEKGIAHAGPAKKLIERHLRPEPRLSLSLGLASEGLANSMIDVSDGVFIDASHLAERSNAVIRIDKPSVPLTPELLEVKRLTGKDPFALALGGGEDYELLFTAPKENRAKIKKTGENTGTAVTLIGEVEESAKKGRVRLLSGAGVEIEPPLRGFEHFEG, from the coding sequence GTGAAAACCATCTCTTCCCTCGGAGAGTTCGGTCTCCTTGAAGCTCTGGGGCTTTTCAAACCCCTCTCCGGGGAAGGGTGGCTGGGGCCGGGCGATGACTGCGCCCTCTTCCCGGCTCCCAAAGGGCAGATAGCGGTCACCACCGACCTTCTCGTCGAGGAGGTTCATTTTCGCCTTTCCACTACGCCGCCCCGCGACCTCGGCTACAAAGCGCTGGCGGCAAGCATAAGCGACCTCGCTTCGATGGGAGCCGCCCCTCTCGCCTGCACCATAAGCCTTGCCCTGCCGGGGGATTTGCCCCTCTCCTTCGCCGAGGAGTTTTACGCGGGGCTCCGGGAATGTTCTGAAAAATACTCCTGCGCCCTTGCGGGCGGAGACACCTCCTCCTCCGGCAAGGTGTTCATCTCCGTGACCGCCTTCGGCTCGGTGGACTCCGGCAAAGCCTTCCTTCGCTCCGGGGCGAAACCGGGCGACGATCTCTGGCTAAGCGGGGCCACGGGGGAGAGCGCCGGAGGTTTTTACTGCCTTGAAAAGGGGATTGCCCATGCCGGCCCGGCGAAAAAGCTGATTGAAAGACACCTTCGCCCGGAGCCGAGGCTTTCTCTCTCCCTCGGTCTCGCCTCCGAGGGTCTGGCGAACTCGATGATCGACGTCTCCGACGGGGTTTTTATCGACGCCTCCCATCTGGCCGAGCGCAGCAACGCGGTCATCCGCATCGACAAGCCCTCCGTCCCGCTCACTCCGGAACTTCTTGAGGTGAAACGCCTCACCGGCAAAGACCCCTTCGCTCTCGCCCTCGGCGGCGGCGAGGATTACGAGCTTCTCTTCACCGCCCCTAAAGAAAACCGGGCGAAAATCAAAAAAACCGGTGAAAATACGGGTACGGCGGTAACGCTCATCGGGGAAGTGGAGGAAAGCGCGAAGAAGGGAAGGGTCCGGCTCCTGTCCGGTGCCGGGGTCGAGATCGAGCCGCCCCTGAGGGGATTTGAACACTTCGAGGGCTAA
- the lon gene encoding endopeptidase La codes for MAIDDTPLGGAADGLPEGFDPEKAEIPELMPMLPIRDVVIFPYMILPLFVGRDRSIKAVEESLKAGRMIFLNTQKEITDEDPDEKGLHDIGTVGLIMRMLKLPDGRVKILVQGLTRARRLELVSRDPFLQVRIQPMPEVAGTATDFESEALIRSVREKVEAVVDQGKGISTEIMMVLENVEDMGRLADIVAANMNLKLSDAISILSEPQPRARLELVLALIERELQVLEVQKKIKSAAKEEMSRSQREYYLRQQMKAIQDELGVSDEHSEEMDKLKASIEKAKMSKEAREEALKELGRLKDMSPSSAEASVIRTYIDWLVSVPWKKATKDRLDLKAAKQVLDEDHYNLEKVKERILEHLAVKKLKPDAKGPILCFVGPPGVGKTSLGQSIARAMGRKFVRMSLGGVKDEAEIRGHRRTYVGALPGRVIQGIKKAGTNNPVFVLDEVDKIGQDFRGDPSSALLEVLDPAQNSTFEDHYLNVAFDLSGVMFICTANLTDPIPPALLDRMEVIRLSGYTREEKLKIGKKYILPRQMSEQGITASQIRFSDEALSAVADQYTRESGLRNFEREVANICRKVARKVAEGQSKLQTITKGNLASYLGPPIFLEEEGLEADLVGVTNGLAWTQSGGEILFIESTTTLGHGKLILTGQLGDVMKESAQTAFSWARGKAEEYGVDNEFFEKRQFHVHVPAGAIPKDGPSAGITIATSLLSLMTGRPVDSKLAMTGEISLRGRVLPIGGVKEKCLAARRAGIKRIILPERNRKDLSELPPEARKAIEFHFVTTMDQVAELALKPKAKPGAKAGKTTKKK; via the coding sequence ATGGCTATCGACGATACCCCCCTTGGCGGAGCGGCCGACGGACTTCCCGAAGGCTTCGACCCCGAGAAAGCCGAAATCCCCGAATTGATGCCCATGTTGCCCATCCGGGACGTGGTCATCTTTCCCTATATGATCCTCCCCCTCTTCGTCGGGCGCGACCGCTCGATAAAGGCCGTCGAGGAATCCCTCAAGGCCGGGAGGATGATCTTTTTAAACACCCAGAAAGAGATAACCGACGAGGACCCCGACGAAAAGGGTCTCCATGATATCGGGACCGTCGGCCTCATAATGAGAATGTTAAAGCTCCCCGACGGGAGGGTGAAGATACTGGTGCAGGGGCTCACCCGCGCCCGCAGGCTGGAACTGGTCTCCAGGGACCCTTTCCTTCAGGTGAGAATCCAGCCCATGCCGGAAGTGGCCGGTACTGCTACCGATTTTGAATCCGAGGCTCTTATCCGCTCGGTGCGCGAGAAGGTGGAGGCCGTCGTCGATCAGGGCAAGGGAATCTCCACCGAGATCATGATGGTCCTCGAAAACGTCGAGGACATGGGCAGGCTGGCCGACATAGTCGCGGCCAACATGAACCTGAAACTCTCCGACGCCATTTCCATTCTCTCGGAGCCGCAGCCCAGGGCCCGCCTCGAACTCGTGCTCGCCCTCATCGAGCGCGAGTTGCAGGTCCTCGAAGTCCAGAAGAAGATAAAGAGCGCCGCCAAGGAGGAGATGTCCCGTTCCCAGCGCGAGTATTACCTTCGCCAGCAGATGAAGGCGATACAGGACGAGCTGGGGGTGAGCGACGAGCACTCGGAGGAGATGGACAAGCTCAAGGCCTCCATCGAAAAAGCGAAGATGAGCAAGGAGGCCCGCGAGGAGGCGCTAAAGGAACTCGGCCGGTTGAAAGACATGTCCCCTTCGTCGGCGGAAGCCTCGGTGATACGCACCTATATCGACTGGCTGGTCTCGGTGCCGTGGAAGAAGGCCACCAAGGACCGCCTCGATTTGAAGGCCGCGAAACAGGTTCTCGACGAAGACCACTACAATCTGGAAAAGGTGAAGGAGAGAATCCTCGAACACCTCGCCGTCAAGAAACTCAAGCCCGACGCCAAGGGCCCGATACTCTGCTTCGTCGGCCCCCCCGGGGTCGGCAAGACGAGCCTCGGCCAGTCGATCGCCAGAGCTATGGGAAGAAAGTTCGTACGCATGAGCCTCGGCGGAGTCAAGGACGAGGCGGAGATACGCGGCCACCGGCGCACCTACGTGGGCGCTCTCCCCGGCAGGGTGATACAGGGCATCAAGAAGGCCGGGACGAACAACCCCGTCTTCGTGCTCGACGAGGTGGACAAGATCGGGCAGGATTTCCGCGGCGACCCGTCGAGCGCCCTCCTGGAGGTCCTCGATCCCGCCCAGAACTCCACCTTCGAGGATCACTACCTCAACGTCGCTTTCGATCTCTCCGGCGTCATGTTCATCTGCACGGCGAACTTGACCGATCCGATACCCCCGGCGCTTCTGGACAGGATGGAGGTAATCCGCCTTTCCGGCTACACCCGCGAGGAGAAGCTGAAAATCGGCAAAAAATACATTCTCCCCCGCCAGATGAGCGAGCAGGGGATAACCGCCTCACAGATACGCTTCTCCGACGAAGCCCTCAGCGCGGTAGCCGACCAGTACACCCGCGAATCCGGCCTTCGCAACTTTGAGCGCGAGGTAGCCAACATCTGCCGCAAGGTCGCGCGCAAGGTGGCCGAAGGGCAGTCCAAACTCCAGACGATCACCAAGGGCAATCTCGCCTCCTACCTCGGCCCGCCCATTTTTCTTGAGGAAGAGGGGCTTGAAGCGGACCTTGTGGGCGTCACCAACGGGCTGGCCTGGACTCAGTCCGGCGGCGAAATCCTGTTCATCGAATCGACGACCACGCTTGGCCACGGCAAGCTGATTCTCACCGGGCAGCTCGGCGACGTTATGAAGGAGTCCGCCCAGACGGCTTTTTCCTGGGCGCGGGGAAAAGCGGAGGAGTACGGCGTCGATAACGAGTTCTTCGAGAAGCGCCAGTTCCACGTCCACGTCCCCGCGGGCGCGATACCCAAGGACGGCCCCTCGGCGGGCATCACCATCGCCACCTCTCTCCTCAGCCTCATGACGGGAAGGCCGGTGGACAGCAAGCTTGCGATGACCGGCGAGATAAGCCTCCGAGGAAGGGTCCTGCCCATCGGCGGCGTCAAGGAAAAGTGCCTTGCAGCGAGAAGGGCCGGAATAAAGAGGATCATCCTTCCCGAAAGGAACCGGAAAGACCTGTCGGAACTCCCCCCGGAGGCCAGAAAGGCCATCGAGTTCCACTTCGTCACCACCATGGATCAGGTCGCGGAACTCGCCCTCAAGCCCAAGGCGAAACCGGGGGCGAAGGCCGGAAAAACGACGAAAAAGAAGTGA
- a CDS encoding prepilin-type N-terminal cleavage/methylation domain-containing protein yields MTRRGFTLVEVLMGLMLLAILMVLIQGTYTAVARNKKSSSELTISSHGSVSLLHRMADELSMTFQNDSRPDQTLFLLKTDFDKNSTVEFSTRTPRVAGMREGGDTTVRYELTEDKEEDGLYKIVRTEMADPFGDIDRDGLSLVMMERVKRLTIEGYDDDGWTGEWDYRGLPDPKLPLAVRLTLVWLEKNSVEKILTCSTPVWAP; encoded by the coding sequence ATGACGAGGCGCGGCTTCACCCTTGTCGAAGTCCTTATGGGGCTTATGCTGCTGGCGATACTTATGGTCCTGATACAGGGGACCTACACCGCCGTCGCCAGAAACAAAAAATCCAGCTCCGAACTCACCATCTCCTCTCACGGCTCCGTCTCGTTGCTCCACCGCATGGCGGACGAGCTCTCCATGACCTTTCAGAACGACAGCAGGCCCGACCAGACCCTGTTTTTACTGAAAACTGATTTCGACAAGAACTCCACGGTGGAATTCTCCACGCGAACCCCTCGGGTGGCGGGCATGCGGGAGGGCGGCGACACCACCGTCCGCTACGAGCTCACGGAGGATAAAGAGGAGGACGGCCTTTACAAGATAGTCCGGACCGAGATGGCCGACCCCTTCGGAGACATCGACCGCGACGGCCTCTCCCTCGTGATGATGGAACGGGTAAAAAGGCTTACCATAGAGGGGTACGACGACGACGGCTGGACCGGCGAGTGGGATTACAGAGGTCTGCCGGACCCCAAGCTCCCCCTTGCGGTAAGGCTTACTCTGGTCTGGCTGGAGAAAAACTCCGTTGAGAAGATACTCACCTGCTCGACGCCGGTCTGGGCTCCGTAA
- a CDS encoding PAS domain S-box protein: MPFTSLEQVFSKVVEDSPDELVVIDRDFIFRSANEAYVKSRGLEASDVIGRRVAEVLGENVFETAVRPYVERSLKGESVSRNSWVDYPSCGRRYLEVRFYPLAEGEKGEIKQVLLVLRDRTKEKKTEEALFESEKAYRDLFNAMDEGFALAEAILDGKNNLRDFRLLRVNDSFHKLTGIPPCTATSKTALELLPNADIGWLEPFAEVVRTGQPKRFEKYSRELGGKWFEVHAFPVEEGKFGFCFSDVTAKKQSEETGAWLASFPAQNPYPIAEVDFEGRVHYMNPAAETLLPDLWERGAGHPWLADLGFAVRSFEAANEQSILRETRVGERCFQQMLHYAAQTHRIRIYGLEITERKRQEEQLLRLNRAQKALNDSTHALLHATTEEKLLEDVCRIIIEDCGYKMAWIGYVENDKAGSVRPVAWSGFESGYLESLNITLADPERGRGPTGTAIRTREPCFCRDILNDPRFEPWRKNAVERGYASSLALPLIDGGKAFGALMVYSTEKNPFTEAETALLKDLAADLSYGIGTMRLRAAHALGEEALKESEERFRKMFERHRAIMLIVDPASGCIVDANAAAAAFYGHSREKLRTMRVQEINRLSPEEVDAELQKAMREERNYFVFPHRVGNDEVRWVEVYSTPFDVNGQTLLFSVIHDVTERKRYELEILQARNAAAAANSAKSDFLARMSHEIRTPMNGVIGMTELALMEELSPKAREYLALVKYSARSLLDIVNDILDFSKIEAGKVELHCEDFNLLEKLGTVFSTLGAIASQKGVSLYRTISHDVPKYVCGDWGRLGQILTNVIGNAIKFTEDGSVSVKVTLDTAPPATTAGRFRLLFEVSDTGVGIPCDKLETIFDPFYQSGLSHHAKHGGTGLGLNISRQLVTLMQGRIWANSEPGSGSTFFITAEFEEAAAPPAVRDQPEAKATEPRPSGLRILLAEDEPVNQMVGRDLLESEGHIVTVAANGQKALEALAKEPFDLVLMDIQMPVLGGLETTRRIREGTIPGIPPDILIVALTAHAITGDREKFLAASMDDYVTKPIDVDEIYRVLEETAGKRQKRKDE; the protein is encoded by the coding sequence ATGCCCTTTACAAGCCTCGAACAGGTATTCTCGAAGGTCGTCGAGGACTCGCCGGACGAACTCGTGGTCATCGACCGCGACTTCATCTTTCGGTCGGCCAACGAAGCGTACGTGAAATCAAGAGGTCTTGAGGCGAGCGACGTCATAGGCCGCAGAGTCGCGGAGGTCCTCGGTGAAAACGTCTTTGAAACCGCCGTGCGCCCCTACGTCGAGCGCTCCCTGAAGGGAGAATCCGTCAGCCGCAACTCCTGGGTCGATTATCCGTCCTGCGGACGGCGCTACCTTGAAGTCCGTTTTTATCCCCTGGCCGAAGGCGAAAAGGGGGAAATAAAGCAGGTTCTTCTGGTTCTCCGGGACCGGACGAAGGAAAAAAAGACCGAAGAGGCGCTTTTCGAGAGCGAGAAAGCCTACCGGGACCTCTTCAACGCCATGGACGAAGGCTTCGCCCTGGCGGAAGCTATTCTCGACGGAAAAAACAACCTCCGGGACTTTCGCCTTCTTCGCGTCAACGACTCCTTCCACAAACTGACCGGAATCCCTCCCTGCACGGCAACGAGCAAAACCGCTCTGGAACTTTTGCCGAATGCCGATATCGGCTGGCTGGAACCCTTTGCGGAAGTTGTCCGCACCGGCCAGCCGAAACGCTTCGAGAAATATTCGCGGGAACTCGGCGGCAAGTGGTTTGAGGTTCACGCCTTTCCCGTGGAAGAGGGGAAGTTCGGCTTTTGCTTCTCGGATGTGACGGCAAAGAAACAGTCGGAGGAGACCGGAGCCTGGCTGGCCTCTTTCCCCGCCCAGAACCCCTACCCGATAGCCGAAGTGGATTTTGAGGGGCGGGTGCATTACATGAATCCCGCCGCCGAAACCCTGCTCCCCGATCTTTGGGAAAGAGGGGCCGGACACCCGTGGCTGGCTGATCTGGGCTTTGCGGTGCGCTCCTTTGAGGCCGCGAACGAGCAAAGCATCCTTCGCGAAACAAGGGTCGGCGAGCGCTGCTTCCAGCAGATGCTGCACTACGCAGCCCAAACCCACCGGATACGCATTTACGGGCTTGAGATAACCGAGCGCAAGCGCCAGGAGGAGCAGCTCCTCCGGTTGAACCGCGCGCAAAAAGCCCTTAACGACAGCACCCACGCCCTGCTCCACGCGACGACCGAAGAGAAGCTGCTCGAAGACGTCTGCAGGATTATCATCGAGGACTGCGGCTACAAGATGGCCTGGATCGGCTACGTGGAAAACGACAAGGCCGGATCGGTGCGCCCCGTGGCCTGGTCGGGCTTTGAAAGCGGCTACCTTGAGTCCCTGAACATCACCCTGGCCGATCCCGAAAGAGGGCGCGGCCCAACCGGAACGGCCATTCGCACCCGCGAGCCCTGCTTTTGCCGCGATATACTCAACGACCCCCGGTTCGAGCCGTGGAGAAAAAACGCCGTCGAGAGGGGGTACGCCTCCTCGCTCGCCCTCCCCCTTATCGACGGCGGCAAGGCGTTCGGGGCTCTCATGGTCTACTCGACCGAGAAAAACCCCTTCACGGAGGCCGAAACCGCCCTGTTAAAAGACCTTGCGGCCGATCTCTCGTACGGCATAGGGACAATGCGCCTGCGCGCCGCCCATGCGCTGGGGGAAGAGGCGTTAAAGGAGAGCGAGGAGCGGTTCCGCAAGATGTTCGAGCGCCACAGGGCGATAATGCTGATCGTCGATCCGGCAAGCGGCTGCATCGTGGACGCAAACGCCGCGGCGGCGGCCTTCTACGGCCATTCCCGCGAAAAACTCCGCACGATGAGAGTACAGGAGATAAACAGGCTGTCTCCCGAAGAAGTGGACGCCGAGCTCCAAAAAGCCATGCGGGAAGAGCGGAACTACTTTGTCTTCCCGCACCGCGTGGGGAACGACGAGGTGCGCTGGGTCGAGGTCTATTCAACCCCCTTCGACGTAAATGGCCAAACCCTTCTCTTCTCGGTGATTCACGACGTGACGGAGCGCAAGCGCTACGAGCTCGAAATCTTGCAGGCCCGCAACGCCGCCGCCGCCGCCAACAGCGCCAAGAGCGACTTTCTGGCCCGGATGAGCCACGAGATACGCACGCCGATGAACGGCGTCATCGGCATGACCGAACTGGCCCTCATGGAGGAGCTCTCCCCCAAGGCCCGCGAGTACCTCGCTCTGGTAAAGTACTCGGCCAGGTCTCTTCTCGACATAGTCAACGACATCCTCGATTTCTCAAAGATAGAAGCCGGGAAAGTCGAGCTGCACTGCGAGGATTTCAACCTGCTGGAAAAGCTCGGCACCGTCTTCTCGACCCTCGGCGCCATCGCATCCCAGAAAGGAGTTTCCCTTTACCGCACAATTTCCCACGACGTTCCCAAATACGTCTGCGGCGACTGGGGGCGGCTCGGGCAGATCCTCACCAACGTCATAGGAAATGCCATAAAATTCACCGAAGACGGCTCGGTATCGGTAAAGGTCACTCTCGACACCGCCCCGCCCGCCACTACGGCCGGGCGCTTTCGCCTCCTCTTCGAGGTTTCGGACACCGGCGTCGGGATACCCTGCGACAAACTCGAAACAATCTTCGACCCCTTTTACCAGTCCGGCCTCTCCCACCACGCCAAACACGGAGGAACCGGCCTCGGCCTGAACATCTCCCGCCAGCTTGTAACTCTCATGCAGGGCAGGATATGGGCGAACAGCGAACCGGGCTCGGGAAGCACCTTTTTCATAACCGCCGAATTTGAAGAAGCGGCCGCCCCGCCCGCCGTGAGAGACCAGCCCGAGGCAAAGGCGACCGAGCCCAGACCCTCCGGACTCAGAATCCTCCTCGCCGAAGACGAGCCGGTAAACCAGATGGTCGGCAGAGACCTTCTGGAGTCCGAAGGCCACATCGTTACCGTCGCGGCAAACGGCCAGAAAGCCCTCGAAGCCCTCGCGAAAGAGCCCTTCGACCTCGTCCTCATGGACATCCAGATGCCCGTCCTGGGCGGCCTCGAAACCACCCGGCGCATCCGCGAAGGGACGATACCCGGCATACCGCCGGATATCCTCATAGTCGCCCTCACCGCCCACGCCATCACCGGCGACAGGGAAAAATTCCTCGCCGCCAGCATGGACGACTACGTAACCAAACCCATCGACGTAGACGAAATCTACCGCGTGCTGGAAGAAACCGCCGGGAAACGGCAAAAAAGAAAAGACGAATAG
- a CDS encoding ATP-dependent DNA helicase, whose translation MDDLTGLFSPSGPLAGAVENYDFRPEQAKLAERVAKTLSEGGVLLAEAGTGTGKTLAYLLPAVLSGRKVTISTATKTLQNQIIGRDAPLVERILEKPVSAVLLKGRENYLCLRRYKRFASQGGLRLGSVADALWEWAEKTKTGDRGELEDLPEDFEVWRQVCATSDNCLGSRCAETQNCYLQAVRKAAAKAQIVVVNHHLYFADLSIRSSGGEVIPASSAVIFDEAHHIEQVATQYFGTRVSSGQTAELLRDAANALGGKKKSLPPALLTALEDLENASFAFWTVFGPSENSLRLRESFSGEPGRRLGLLAGALEQLTVAIRDNFAEDEESEAVSRRAALLLGDLRSFLEPPKPGEVRWAETRGRSVHLSSVPVEVGPALSERLFAGQKPIVLTSATLRVGNSFSYLRGRLGIPEEAGEITIEGPFNYAKQCLFYVPEKMPDPSDSAFAGAVAEELKKILSLTSGRAFCLFTSHRVLREVAARLGGSRLGFTLLVQGEAPRDALLKKFRSDVHSVLLGAQAFWEGVDVPGEALSAVIIDKLPFSSPGDPLVEARIEKISADGGSAFNQYQLPMAAMSLRQGAGRLIRSVGDRGIIAILDQRILKKGYGGFLRKNLPPAPFTRNIGDIEEFFKISGGVS comes from the coding sequence GTGGACGACCTTACCGGACTCTTCTCCCCCTCCGGGCCTCTGGCCGGAGCTGTCGAGAACTACGACTTCCGCCCGGAGCAGGCGAAACTGGCCGAAAGAGTCGCAAAGACCCTTTCGGAAGGCGGCGTCCTTCTTGCCGAAGCGGGAACCGGCACGGGCAAGACCCTCGCCTACCTCCTTCCAGCCGTCCTCTCGGGCCGCAAGGTCACCATTTCCACGGCCACCAAGACCCTTCAGAACCAGATTATCGGCCGCGACGCCCCGCTCGTCGAGCGCATCCTCGAAAAACCCGTTTCCGCGGTGCTCCTCAAGGGCAGGGAGAACTACCTCTGCCTAAGAAGGTACAAGAGGTTCGCCTCGCAGGGGGGGCTTCGCCTCGGCTCGGTGGCTGACGCCCTCTGGGAGTGGGCCGAGAAGACAAAAACGGGAGACAGGGGAGAGCTTGAAGACCTGCCGGAGGATTTCGAGGTCTGGCGTCAGGTCTGCGCCACCTCCGACAACTGCCTCGGCTCGCGCTGCGCCGAAACCCAGAACTGTTACCTTCAGGCTGTGCGAAAAGCCGCCGCGAAGGCCCAGATAGTTGTAGTGAACCACCATCTCTACTTCGCGGACCTCTCCATCCGCTCCTCGGGGGGCGAGGTCATCCCCGCCTCCTCGGCGGTAATCTTCGACGAGGCGCACCACATCGAGCAGGTGGCGACCCAGTATTTCGGAACCCGCGTAAGCTCCGGCCAGACCGCCGAGCTTCTGCGCGACGCGGCCAACGCCCTCGGGGGGAAGAAAAAATCCCTTCCCCCGGCTCTCCTGACCGCCCTCGAAGACCTGGAAAACGCCTCCTTCGCCTTCTGGACGGTCTTCGGCCCGAGCGAGAACTCGCTACGCCTTCGCGAATCCTTTTCCGGCGAGCCGGGGAGGAGGCTTGGCCTTCTGGCCGGGGCTCTGGAGCAGCTTACGGTAGCCATAAGAGACAATTTCGCCGAAGACGAGGAGAGCGAGGCGGTTTCAAGGCGGGCCGCGCTGCTGCTCGGCGACCTTCGCTCCTTCCTGGAGCCCCCGAAACCCGGAGAGGTGAGATGGGCGGAGACGAGGGGCCGCTCCGTTCACCTTTCGAGCGTACCCGTGGAGGTCGGCCCCGCCCTCTCGGAACGCCTCTTCGCCGGACAAAAACCGATTGTGCTGACTTCGGCCACCCTTAGGGTCGGCAACTCCTTTTCCTACCTCAGGGGAAGGCTCGGCATACCGGAGGAAGCGGGGGAGATAACCATCGAGGGGCCTTTCAATTACGCGAAACAGTGCCTTTTCTACGTCCCCGAGAAGATGCCCGACCCCTCCGACTCCGCCTTCGCCGGCGCCGTCGCCGAGGAGCTGAAGAAGATACTCTCCCTTACCTCCGGGAGGGCTTTTTGCCTCTTCACCTCGCACCGGGTGCTAAGAGAGGTCGCCGCCCGCCTCGGGGGCTCGCGCCTCGGCTTTACCCTGCTGGTGCAGGGGGAGGCCCCGAGGGATGCGCTGCTGAAAAAATTCCGCAGCGACGTCCATTCGGTGCTTCTGGGGGCGCAGGCCTTCTGGGAAGGGGTGGACGTGCCCGGCGAAGCCCTCTCGGCGGTGATAATAGACAAGCTCCCCTTCTCCAGCCCCGGCGATCCGCTCGTCGAGGCGCGCATCGAAAAGATCTCCGCCGACGGCGGCTCCGCTTTCAACCAGTACCAGCTCCCTATGGCGGCCATGTCGCTGCGGCAGGGCGCGGGAAGGCTTATCCGGAGCGTCGGAGACAGAGGAATCATCGCGATACTGGACCAGCGCATCCTTAAAAAGGGGTACGGGGGATTTCTGAGGAAAAACCTGCCCCCCGCGCCCTTCACAAGAAACATCGGCGACATCGAAGAGTTTTTTAAAATCAGCGGCGGGGTTTCTTGA
- a CDS encoding prepilin-type N-terminal cleavage/methylation domain-containing protein, translated as MAASRWNEKGFSFVELMVALAIFAASFGVLLAGHTAASRQEAHARRLFTASALLRNILTETELGGYPSIAEDKGDFGENFPGYAWTRKISEADITGMLTSTLTSLGIDPAAGGMVVPAGLDTVRKVVLTIDWEENQKPFHVTMTYYAVAP; from the coding sequence ATGGCCGCGTCGAGATGGAACGAAAAGGGTTTTAGCTTCGTCGAGCTGATGGTGGCCCTTGCCATCTTCGCGGCGTCCTTCGGGGTGCTCCTCGCCGGGCACACCGCCGCCTCGCGTCAGGAAGCCCACGCCAGACGCCTCTTCACCGCTTCCGCCCTCCTGAGAAACATCCTCACCGAAACCGAGCTGGGGGGGTACCCTTCCATAGCCGAGGACAAGGGGGATTTCGGCGAAAACTTTCCCGGCTACGCCTGGACGCGAAAGATAAGCGAGGCGGACATCACGGGGATGCTCACGAGCACCCTGACGAGCCTCGGCATCGACCCCGCAGCGGGCGGGATGGTCGTTCCCGCGGGCCTCGACACCGTGCGAAAGGTTGTTCTTACCATCGACTGGGAAGAAAACCAGAAACCTTTTCACGTGACGATGACCTACTACGCGGTGGCACCATGA
- a CDS encoding DUF4388 domain-containing protein, producing the protein MNTIMLVTSENALEESLLLELRSRTDADQFGLRIAYSGEEAAHVLSTTPVDLVLADLSVSDAEAPGWLSLLREARPDAPFLVLAKKDAAPNLAGLKGIWLARKPAEPKKILDAAISITGKEAKAYAAGAHIGYFLQIITSDQKTCSLTVRSRGRIGTLFFLQGQLIDAFFGSLRGREAALAVLCWQEKANIEVRKLYSARRRAIKEPVDALIMESCRLKDSAEEQTPAKKLQFQLPGELLSLILSVEGLREMAVILRDGTLLAQKQSGDHLGALLAYMSMEFERVRTLMDWTGPTHIVINNKSGEKLIILFGQQIVVGLQTFATVSTTQVINMLSHSVQSARVA; encoded by the coding sequence ATGAACACCATCATGCTCGTAACTTCGGAAAATGCTCTGGAAGAATCGCTCCTTCTGGAACTTCGGTCCCGCACGGACGCGGATCAATTCGGCCTGCGTATCGCTTACTCCGGCGAAGAGGCCGCGCACGTTCTGTCCACCACGCCGGTCGATCTGGTGCTCGCAGACCTCAGCGTCTCCGACGCGGAGGCCCCCGGCTGGCTCTCTCTTCTCCGTGAGGCGAGGCCGGACGCCCCCTTCCTCGTGCTGGCGAAAAAGGACGCGGCTCCCAACCTTGCCGGACTCAAGGGCATATGGCTCGCCCGGAAACCCGCCGAGCCGAAAAAAATCCTCGACGCGGCCATCTCCATCACCGGGAAAGAGGCGAAGGCCTACGCCGCAGGCGCGCACATAGGCTACTTTCTTCAGATAATAACCTCCGACCAGAAGACCTGTTCGCTCACCGTGCGTTCCCGGGGGAGAATCGGAACGCTTTTTTTCCTCCAGGGGCAGTTGATCGACGCCTTTTTCGGGTCGCTGCGCGGGCGTGAAGCGGCTCTGGCGGTCCTGTGCTGGCAGGAGAAAGCCAACATCGAGGTCCGAAAGCTCTACAGCGCCAGAAGACGCGCCATAAAAGAGCCGGTGGACGCCCTCATAATGGAAAGCTGCCGCCTCAAGGACTCCGCAGAAGAGCAGACTCCCGCGAAAAAGCTTCAGTTCCAGCTGCCCGGCGAGCTTTTGTCCCTGATTCTCTCCGTCGAGGGGCTCCGCGAGATGGCGGTAATTCTCCGCGACGGCACCCTGCTCGCCCAGAAGCAGAGCGGAGACCACCTGGGGGCTCTTTTAGCGTATATGTCGATGGAGTTCGAGCGCGTCCGCACCCTTATGGACTGGACCGGCCCCACCCACATCGTTATCAATAACAAATCCGGCGAAAAACTGATTATACTCTTCGGACAGCAGATAGTAGTCGGCCTGCAGACCTTCGCCACCGTTTCCACGACACAGGTGATCAACATGCTATCCCATTCGGTACAAAGCGCCAGGGTCGCCTGA